The following coding sequences lie in one Mus musculus strain C57BL/6J chromosome 11, GRCm38.p6 C57BL/6J genomic window:
- the Olfr1388 gene encoding olfactory receptor 1388 yields the protein MGTFNFSSDRAFFLVGFSDWPHLELVFFVAISIFYSLTLFGNSSIIALSRLDLRLQTPMYFFLCHLSFLDLCYTTSTVPQLLINLHGQDRTISYERCVAQLLIFLALASTECVLLGVMAFDRYAAVCRPLHYTTIMHPQLCHTLAISSWVGGLVNSLTQTGLMMVMPLCGYRLNHFFCEMPIFLKLACEETKRTEAKMFVARTIVLVCPAALILGSYAHITRAVLKVKSTAGRRKAFGTCGSHILVVSLFYGSAIYTYLQPTHTYSESEGKFVALFYTIITPMLNPLIYTLRNKDVKGALWKVLGRGTDSE from the coding sequence ATGGGAACCTTCAATTTCAGTTCAGACAGGGCCTTCTTTTTGGTGGGATTCTCAGATTGGCCTCACCTGGAACTTGTCTTTTTTGTCGCCATTTCAATTTTCTACTCCCTCACTCTCTTTGGCAACTCATCCATCATTGCTCTCTCTCGACTGGACCTTCGACTGCAAACACCTATGTACTTCTTCCTCTGCCACCTCTCCTTCCTGGACCTCTGCTACACCACGAGCACCGTGCCCCAGCTCCTCATCAACCTCCATGGACAAGACAGGACCATCAGCTATGAAAGGTGTGTGGCTCAGCTCCTCATTTTTCTTGCCCTGGCATCTACAGAGTGTGTGCTATTGGGGGTCATGGCCTTTGACCGCTATGCTGCTGTGTGTCGTCCACTGCACTACACGACCATTATGCATCCCCAGCTGTGTCATACACTGGCCATCTCCTCCTGGGTAGGGGGCCTTGTGAACTCTCTGACTCAGACAGGCCTCATGATGGTCATGCCTCTCTGTGGCTATCGACTGAATCACTTCTTCTGTGAGATGCCCATATTCCTCAAGTTGGCCTgtgaggaaacaaaaagaacagaggCCAAGATGTTTGTGGCCCGAACAATAGTTTTGGTCTGCCCTGCGGCACTTATCCTGGGTTCCTATGCTCATATCACCAGGGCGGTACTGAAGGTCAAGTCAACAGCTGGACGCAGAAAAGCTTTTGGGACTTGTGGATCCCACATTCTGGTGGTCTCTCTGTTTTATGGTTCAGCCATTTACACATACCTTCAGCCCACTCACACCTATTCTGAAAGTGAGGGAAAGTTTGTTGCCCTTTTTTATACTATCATCACCCCCATGCTCAATCCTCTGATTTATACGCTGAGGAACAAGGATGTGAAGGGGGCTCTGTGGAAAGTGCTAGGGAGAGGCACAGACTCTGAATAA
- the Olfr1387 gene encoding olfactory receptor 1387 has protein sequence MGNFNTSTQESFILVGFSDWPQLQAFLFVIILIFYSLTIFGNTTIIVLARLDLRLHKPMYFFLSHLSFLDLCYTTSTVPQLLINLRGLDRTISYGGCVAQLFIFLALASTECLILVAMAFDRYAAVCHPLHYTSIMNPILCRALAISSWVGGLVNSLIQTGLVMAMRLCGHQINHFFCEMPIFLKLACEDTEGTEAKMFVARTIVLVCPAVLILGSYVHIAKAVLKVKSMAGRRKAFGTCGSHLMVVSLFYGSGIYTYLQPVHRYSESKGKFVALFYTIVTPMFNPLIYTLRNKDVKGALWKLLGRGTDSG, from the coding sequence ATGGGAAATTTCAACACCAGTACACAAGAGAGTTTCATTTTGGTGGGTTTCTCAGATTGGCCTCAACTGCAAGCCTTCCTTTTTGTCATTATCTTGATTTTCTACTCTTTAACTATCTTTGGCAATACCACCATCATTGTTCTTGCAAGACTAGACCTTCGACTGCACAAACCTATGTACTTcttcctctcccacctctccTTCCTGGACCTCTGCTACACCACCAGCACCGTGCCCCAGCTCCTCATCAACCTCCGAGGACTTGACAGGACCATCAGCTATGGAGGGTGTGTGGCCCAGCTCTTCATTTTCcttgctctggcctccacagaatGTTTGATTTTGGTGGCAATGGCCTTTGACCGCTATGCTGCTGTGTGTCATCCACTCCACTATACCAGCATTATGAACCCCATCCTCTGCAGGGCACTGGCCATCTCCTCCTGGGTGGGAGGCCTTGTGAACTCTCTGATCCAAACAGGGCTTGTGATGGCCATGCGACTCTGTGGCCATCAAATCAATCACTTCTTCTGTGAAATGCCCATATTCTTGAAGTTGGCCTGTGAGGACACAGAAGGAACAGAAGCTAAGATGTTTGTGGCTCGAACAATTGTCTTGGTGTGCCCTGCAGTACTGATACTAGGCTCCTATGTTCACATTGCTAAGGCTGTACTGAAAGTCAAGTCAATGGCTGGACGCAGAAAGGCTTTTGGGACTTGTGGGTCCCACCTCATGGTGGTTTCTCTCTTTTATGGCTCAGGTATTTATACATATCTTCAACCAGTCCATAGATATTCTGAAAGCAAGGGAAAGTTTGTTGCCCTTTTTTATACTATTGTTACCCCCATGTTCAATCCTTTGATCTATACGCTGAGGAACAAGGATGTGAAGGGGGCTCTGTGGAAGTTGCTAGGGAGAGGCACAGACTCTGGGTAG
- the Olfr1386 gene encoding olfactory receptor 1386 encodes MDSFNATLEERFFLVGFSDWPQLELILFVFISIVYSLTIFGNTTIIALSRIDLRLHTPMYFFLSNLSFLDLCFTTSTVPQLLINLYGQDRTISYGGCVAQLFIYLALGSTECVLLVVMAFDRYAAVCRPLHYTTIMHPLLCQALALASWVGGFLNSLIQTGLMMTMPLCGHRLNHFFCEMPVFLKLACQDTGGTEAKMFVARAIILVFPATLILGSYGHIAKAVLKVKSTAGRRKAFGTCGSHLLVVSLFYGSAIYTYLQPKSSYSESKGKFVALFYTIVTPMLNPLIYTLRNKDVKGALWKVLGRGTD; translated from the coding sequence ATGGATAGTTTCAATGCCACGTTAGAAGAGAGATTCTTTTTGGTGGGCTTTTCAGATTGGCCTCAGCTGGAACtcatcctttttgtttttatttcaattgTCTACTCCCTAACTATCTTTGGCAACACTACCATCATTGCTCTCTCCCGAATAGACCTTCGACTGcacacccccatgtacttcttcctctcaAATCTCTCCTTTCTGGACCTCTGCTTCACCACCAGCACCGTGCCCCAGCTCCTCATCAACCTCTATGGACAAGACAGGACCATCAGCTATGGAGGGTGTGTGGCCCAGCTGTTCATATATCTTGCTCTGGGATCCACTGAGTGTGTGCTCCTGGTAGTGATGGCTTTTGACCGCTATGCTGCTGTGTGTCGTCCACTGCACTACACAACCATCATGCACCCCCTTCTCTGTCAGGCATTGGCTCTTGCTTCATGGGTAGGAGGATTCTTGAACTCTCTGATTCAAACAGGCCTCATGATGACCATGCCACTCTGTGGACATCGACTGAATCACTTCTTCTGTGAGATGCCTGTCTTCCTCAAGTTGGCCTGCCAGGACACAGGAGGAACAGAGGCCAAGATGTTTGTGGCCAGAGCCATAATCTTGGTCTTCCCTGCAACATTAATTCTTGGCTCCTATGGACACATTGCTAAAGCAGTACTAAAGGTCAAGTCAACAGCTGGACGCAGAAAAGCTTTTGGGACATGTGGGTCCCACCTCCTGGTGGTTTCCCTGTTTTATGGCTCAGCCATTTACACATACTTGCAACCCAAGAGCAGTTATTCTGAAAGCAAGGGGAAGTTTGTGGCCCTTTTTTATACTATTGTCACCCCCATGCTCAACCCTCTGATCTATACCCTGAGGAACAAGGATGTGAAGGGGGCTCTGTGGAAGGTGCTAGGGAGAGGCACAGACTAA